A single window of Micrococcaceae bacterium Sec5.1 DNA harbors:
- a CDS encoding SpaH/EbpB family LPXTG-anchored major pilin, translating into MSNHHTGRLWKTAAATIAGAVLAMSFSVAPASAAPLVDWNKTGSITVHKFERPATPTGLPNNGTSVDTTGLTPLAGIEFTIQQVNTIDLSTNAGWDAAHNLSGVFAPANPAGSITGAGYTLGAAQAKTTDAAGTAGFTALPVGLYLVTETNYPAGVTPSAPFLVSVPLTDPDNKDNWIYDVHVYPKNSVAGAEKTVTDAPDVKLGDQIDFTITGDIPNEAVIDGYKIVDVLDPKLTYVGASATLVDGTPITASTDYTVSFDAATNTVSVVFTTAGRAKLAAHTDTRVQVMVNTKVNTIGEIENEAVVYPNAASFTTTPGQPGGPIVTPPVVTKWGEMTLQKVNENGAALAGAAFSVYTNEADAKAGTNPVDLNGQTVFTVAADGTLTISGLRYSDWANGAAVAPGTPDYRTYYLVETTAPAGYELLAEPVSFLINAATTTVGIDLEVKNIPSNSGFQLPLTGGVGTGILYAAGALLVVGAALMFVRNRRTSNN; encoded by the coding sequence GTGAGTAATCACCACACCGGGCGGCTTTGGAAGACCGCCGCCGCTACGATCGCCGGGGCGGTGTTGGCGATGTCCTTCTCCGTGGCCCCGGCCTCGGCTGCGCCCCTGGTTGACTGGAACAAGACCGGGTCCATCACGGTCCACAAGTTCGAACGCCCCGCCACCCCGACGGGCCTGCCGAACAACGGCACGTCCGTGGACACCACCGGCCTGACACCGTTGGCCGGTATCGAGTTCACGATCCAGCAGGTCAACACCATCGACCTGTCCACCAACGCCGGCTGGGACGCCGCCCACAACCTCTCGGGCGTGTTCGCCCCGGCCAACCCCGCGGGCTCGATCACTGGCGCCGGGTACACCCTGGGCGCTGCCCAGGCGAAAACCACCGACGCTGCCGGGACCGCCGGTTTCACCGCACTGCCGGTGGGCCTGTACCTGGTGACGGAAACGAACTACCCCGCCGGTGTGACGCCGTCGGCACCGTTCCTGGTGTCCGTGCCGTTGACGGACCCGGATAACAAGGACAACTGGATCTACGACGTCCACGTCTACCCGAAGAACTCCGTTGCCGGGGCCGAGAAGACCGTCACGGACGCCCCTGACGTCAAGCTCGGGGACCAGATCGACTTCACCATCACCGGTGACATCCCGAACGAAGCCGTCATCGATGGCTACAAAATCGTGGACGTCCTGGACCCGAAACTGACCTACGTCGGCGCGTCCGCGACCCTCGTTGACGGCACGCCCATCACGGCAAGCACGGACTACACCGTGAGCTTCGACGCCGCGACCAACACCGTCTCAGTTGTTTTCACTACCGCCGGCCGTGCGAAACTGGCTGCACATACCGACACCCGTGTGCAGGTCATGGTGAACACCAAGGTCAACACCATCGGCGAAATCGAAAACGAAGCCGTCGTCTACCCGAACGCTGCCAGCTTCACCACCACCCCGGGCCAGCCCGGCGGCCCGATCGTCACGCCCCCGGTCGTGACCAAGTGGGGCGAAATGACGCTGCAGAAGGTCAACGAGAACGGTGCAGCCCTTGCCGGTGCCGCGTTCTCCGTCTACACCAATGAAGCCGACGCGAAGGCCGGCACGAACCCGGTGGACCTCAACGGCCAGACGGTCTTCACCGTCGCCGCTGACGGCACCCTGACGATCTCGGGCCTGCGGTACTCGGACTGGGCCAACGGCGCAGCCGTGGCACCCGGAACCCCGGACTACCGCACGTACTACCTGGTGGAGACCACCGCCCCGGCAGGCTATGAACTGCTCGCCGAGCCGGTCTCCTTCCTGATCAACGCCGCCACCACCACGGTCGGCATCGACCTTGAAGTGAAGAACATCCCCTCCAACAGCGGCTTCCAGCTGCCGCTGACCGGTGGCGTCGGAACCGGCATCCTCTACGCAGCCGGTGCCCTCCTCGTCGTCGGCGCAGCCCTGATGTTCGTCCGCAACCGCCGCACCAGCAACAACTAA
- a CDS encoding cytochrome has translation MTAPLLAHATDYGRMYARSTTEQFSVPSITTVIGQQAHSLDGWFSYMGASSLAADPELPAVLGSPARIRQAVNKASKAAEAYRDQAAARGDRVHNYCEQVALRALGRPHRMQECRDELASHGEQAFAARFDEWWELYKVEPLAPEITVWNKTVGYAGTLDLVARINGRICLIDYKTKGTTRDGTVKALDDKVVMQLVAGMKAEESLVDPVAGEWEAWKFGENPMLLAVAIGETEVRPQRANPDVLKHHWWKFCALRRVWEMSADVTAAGQALMPVPPPSFVSPSLESASLVPAGAATATAGAGDNGSSLHSTKLA, from the coding sequence ATGACTGCTCCACTTCTTGCCCACGCTACCGACTACGGACGTATGTACGCCCGCTCCACAACAGAGCAATTCTCTGTGCCCTCCATCACCACGGTGATAGGGCAGCAGGCGCACTCCCTGGACGGTTGGTTCAGTTATATGGGAGCAAGCAGCTTGGCCGCAGATCCCGAACTTCCCGCCGTGCTTGGCAGCCCGGCAAGGATCCGGCAGGCGGTCAATAAGGCCTCCAAAGCTGCTGAGGCCTACAGGGACCAAGCTGCGGCAAGGGGCGATCGCGTCCACAACTACTGTGAGCAGGTAGCCCTTCGCGCCCTGGGTCGTCCGCATCGGATGCAGGAATGCCGCGATGAGCTTGCCTCCCACGGTGAACAGGCCTTTGCGGCGCGCTTCGACGAATGGTGGGAACTGTACAAAGTGGAGCCGCTTGCTCCGGAAATCACTGTCTGGAACAAGACCGTTGGCTATGCCGGCACCCTGGACCTCGTTGCGCGGATTAACGGGCGCATCTGCCTGATCGATTACAAGACCAAGGGCACTACACGCGATGGCACTGTTAAGGCCCTCGACGACAAAGTCGTGATGCAACTTGTGGCGGGGATGAAAGCGGAAGAGAGCCTCGTGGACCCGGTAGCGGGGGAGTGGGAGGCATGGAAGTTTGGCGAGAACCCTATGTTGTTGGCGGTCGCCATCGGAGAAACCGAAGTGAGGCCCCAGCGAGCCAACCCGGATGTCCTGAAGCACCATTGGTGGAAGTTCTGCGCCCTGAGGCGCGTCTGGGAGATGTCAGCTGATGTTACTGCGGCCGGTCAGGCGCTCATGCCCGTCCCGCCGCCGTCGTTCGTGTCACCGTCGTTGGAGTCCGCGTCGCTGGTGCCTGCTGGCGCAGCGACTGCCACTGCTGGCGCTGGAGACAACGGCAGTAGCCTGCACTCAACTAAACTGGCCTAG
- the def gene encoding peptide deformylase gives MAILSIRIIGDPVLRTVADPVAEFGPELAKLVADMMETMEDVEGAGLAAPQVGVSKRVFTYRIAGVEGHIINPILDNSEDFQPDEVEGCLSIPGLGFPVRRHRATRATGVDLNGNPVEVEAEGMLARCFQHETDHLDGVLFTDRLEGEDRKAALRAIRNANYHAVTEQTTSKRASSVGSSFGAGSFGAPE, from the coding sequence ATGGCAATTTTGAGTATCCGAATCATTGGGGATCCGGTGTTGCGAACCGTAGCCGATCCCGTCGCTGAATTCGGTCCGGAGCTCGCCAAGCTGGTAGCCGACATGATGGAAACCATGGAGGACGTGGAAGGCGCAGGCCTTGCAGCTCCCCAGGTGGGCGTCAGCAAGCGGGTCTTCACCTACCGCATTGCCGGTGTAGAGGGACACATCATCAACCCGATCCTTGACAACAGCGAAGATTTCCAGCCCGACGAAGTTGAGGGCTGCCTCTCCATACCCGGCCTTGGTTTCCCCGTGCGCCGACACCGGGCAACGCGCGCCACGGGTGTGGATCTCAATGGCAATCCGGTAGAGGTTGAAGCCGAAGGTATGCTGGCACGTTGCTTCCAGCACGAGACCGATCACCTCGACGGCGTCCTTTTCACGGACAGGCTTGAGGGCGAAGACCGGAAAGCCGCGCTGCGTGCCATCCGAAACGCGAACTACCACGCTGTGACTGAGCAGACCACATCCAAGCGGGCAAGCTCTGTTGGTTCCAGCTTTGGTGCCGGCAGTTTCGGGGCTCCCGAGTGA
- the fmt gene encoding methionyl-tRNA formyltransferase, producing the protein MRVLYAGTPAVAVPSLDALVKAGFDVVAVLTRPDAPLGRKRVLTPSPVAARAEELGIEIIRAAKVDADTTARIAEIAPDVAAIVAYGGIVPRAALGVPRLGWVNLHFSLLPAWRGAAPVQRSIIAGDDFTGAATFQLEEGLDTGPVFGTLTETVRPDDSAGDLLERLSLSGAVLLSQTLSAIDAGQAAPQPQTGEVSLAPKLSLEDGRLDWQQPALALNRRARGVTPEPGAWTTLEGERIKLEPVALRPDVKDIAPGAIRVDGKTVLVGTGSHAVELGRIQPAGKKMMSSADWARGLAAPEKVVFE; encoded by the coding sequence GTGAGGGTTCTCTATGCAGGAACCCCGGCCGTTGCCGTTCCGTCCTTGGACGCCCTGGTCAAAGCCGGCTTTGACGTCGTTGCAGTCCTGACGCGCCCGGATGCGCCGTTAGGACGCAAACGGGTCCTGACGCCGTCGCCGGTTGCCGCCCGGGCGGAGGAACTCGGCATCGAGATCATTCGCGCTGCCAAGGTGGATGCTGACACTACGGCTCGAATTGCTGAAATTGCTCCGGATGTAGCCGCCATCGTGGCTTATGGGGGAATCGTTCCCCGCGCTGCCCTGGGCGTTCCCCGGCTTGGCTGGGTCAATCTCCACTTCTCGCTTCTTCCCGCGTGGCGTGGTGCGGCTCCCGTGCAGCGCTCCATCATCGCGGGTGACGACTTCACGGGGGCGGCTACCTTCCAACTGGAAGAAGGGCTGGACACCGGCCCTGTGTTTGGCACGCTAACCGAAACCGTGCGGCCGGATGACAGTGCTGGCGATCTTCTCGAGCGTCTTTCCCTGAGTGGTGCCGTCCTCCTCAGCCAGACGCTGTCCGCCATCGACGCCGGTCAGGCGGCGCCGCAGCCGCAGACGGGCGAGGTATCCCTGGCCCCCAAGCTGTCGCTCGAGGACGGACGGTTGGACTGGCAGCAGCCGGCCCTTGCCCTGAATCGAAGGGCGCGCGGCGTTACGCCCGAGCCCGGCGCGTGGACAACGTTGGAGGGGGAAAGGATCAAGCTTGAACCCGTCGCACTCCGACCCGATGTCAAGGACATTGCTCCTGGAGCCATCCGCGTTGATGGAAAGACCGTGCTGGTAGGGACTGGCTCCCACGCGGTGGAACTGGGGCGGATTCAACCCGCCGGCAAAAAGATGATGTCGTCGGCCGACTGGGCCCGCGGCTTGGCTGCACCTGAGAAAGTGGTATTCGAATGA
- a CDS encoding transcription antitermination factor NusB, whose translation MSESGRRGPNNSGSRDGGGHADRGGRSDSKRNAQGRERNRGPQRGFSNNAPSQRTRRADPARLVAYEVLRAVASEDAYANLVLPARIREHRLDRRDAGFATELSYGALRGQGTYDAILARCVDRPLEQLDPAILDALRIGAHQLLSMRVPAHAALDQTVGLARAVIGAGPSALINAVLRKVTAHSMTEWLDILLEQETDETKIAALRHAHPEWIVRALRQSLVNHGRSKTEIEALLEADNAAPVVNLVALPGLGNLEEAFENGATAGELVEDSALSAGGDLGRLESVRKGTTRVQDVGSQLVARAVAGVDLGAPSREGERWLDMCAGPGGKAALLAALAHRDGATLLANEPAPHRAKLVRQALSAVPAESWTVRTGDGREVGGEQPDSFDRVLVDVPCSGLGALRRRPESRWRRAPKDIADLGPLQRELLISAVDAVKPGGVVAYVTCSPHPAETTAVVGDVMGKRDDLEMLDAGQALDAVSLTGALGAGHENMAQLWPHVHHTDAMFMALIRKKS comes from the coding sequence ATGAGCGAGTCCGGCCGGCGAGGCCCCAACAACAGCGGGAGCCGGGACGGTGGCGGACACGCTGATCGTGGAGGCCGCAGCGACAGCAAGCGCAATGCCCAGGGCAGGGAACGAAACAGGGGACCCCAGAGGGGCTTCTCCAATAACGCCCCATCCCAGCGCACGCGCCGCGCTGATCCTGCGCGCCTGGTAGCTTACGAAGTCCTCCGTGCCGTCGCATCGGAAGACGCGTACGCGAATCTTGTCCTTCCCGCCAGAATCCGTGAGCACCGCCTGGACCGCCGCGACGCTGGTTTTGCCACCGAGCTGAGCTACGGTGCCTTGCGAGGGCAGGGCACGTACGATGCCATCCTGGCCCGCTGCGTCGACCGCCCACTCGAGCAACTTGACCCCGCGATCCTGGATGCCCTGCGCATCGGCGCGCATCAGCTGCTCTCCATGCGCGTTCCGGCCCATGCTGCGCTGGACCAAACCGTGGGCCTGGCCCGCGCGGTCATCGGCGCCGGGCCGTCTGCGCTCATCAACGCTGTTCTCCGCAAAGTCACGGCGCACAGCATGACAGAGTGGCTGGACATCCTGCTGGAGCAGGAGACAGACGAGACCAAGATTGCTGCCCTGCGTCACGCTCACCCGGAATGGATCGTCCGCGCATTGCGCCAATCGTTGGTGAATCACGGGAGATCCAAGACTGAGATTGAAGCCCTGCTGGAGGCAGACAACGCAGCGCCTGTGGTTAATCTGGTTGCCCTGCCTGGGTTGGGTAACCTGGAGGAAGCTTTCGAGAACGGGGCTACAGCCGGAGAGCTGGTAGAGGACTCCGCGCTGTCGGCCGGAGGCGACCTTGGCCGGCTCGAGTCCGTCCGAAAGGGCACTACCCGTGTTCAGGATGTTGGCTCGCAACTCGTAGCCCGCGCAGTTGCAGGCGTGGATCTGGGCGCGCCTTCACGCGAAGGAGAGCGCTGGCTGGACATGTGCGCAGGGCCGGGAGGCAAAGCTGCCTTGCTTGCGGCCTTGGCTCACCGCGATGGCGCCACCTTGCTGGCCAACGAGCCCGCCCCCCACCGCGCCAAGCTGGTCCGGCAGGCGCTGTCTGCGGTGCCTGCGGAATCTTGGACGGTGCGGACCGGTGACGGACGGGAGGTTGGCGGCGAACAGCCCGACTCCTTTGACCGGGTGTTGGTGGACGTTCCCTGCAGTGGTCTTGGTGCCCTGCGCAGGCGTCCCGAATCGCGCTGGCGCCGCGCACCCAAGGACATCGCGGACCTTGGTCCACTGCAGCGTGAACTGCTGATCTCCGCCGTCGACGCCGTCAAGCCCGGTGGCGTGGTGGCGTACGTGACGTGTTCACCCCACCCTGCGGAAACCACAGCCGTTGTGGGTGACGTCATGGGAAAGCGTGATGACCTTGAGATGCTCGACGCCGGTCAGGCGCTGGACGCTGTCAGCCTCACCGGTGCCCTCGGTGCCGGGCACGAGAATATGGCCCAGCTTTGGCCGCACGTTCACCACACGGATGCCATGTTCATGGCGCTCATCCGCAAAAAGTCCTAG
- the rpe gene encoding ribulose-phosphate 3-epimerase → MSQCCINPSILSADFVNLEAELQRIANADAVHVDVMDNHFVPNLTLGLPVVERIQAVSPVPLDVHLMISDADRWAPAYADAGVASVTFHAEAAMAPVKLARELRARGSKAGMALRPATPVEPYLDMLSELDMLLIMTVEPGFGGQSFLDITLPKIRRARAAIDGSGIGVAIQVDGGITEETILRAAEAGANVFVAGSAVYGDEDPAAAIDRLRAAGSKGGSAKP, encoded by the coding sequence TTGTCTCAGTGCTGTATCAACCCGAGCATCCTGTCCGCAGACTTCGTCAACCTTGAGGCGGAGCTGCAGCGGATCGCCAATGCCGATGCCGTGCACGTGGACGTCATGGACAACCACTTCGTTCCCAACCTGACGCTTGGCTTGCCCGTGGTGGAGCGGATCCAAGCCGTCAGCCCGGTTCCCTTGGACGTACACCTGATGATTTCAGACGCTGATCGTTGGGCACCTGCCTACGCTGACGCCGGCGTCGCATCGGTGACGTTTCATGCCGAGGCTGCCATGGCGCCTGTCAAGCTTGCCCGCGAGCTGCGGGCCCGAGGCTCAAAAGCGGGTATGGCTTTGCGGCCCGCAACTCCTGTTGAGCCGTATCTTGACATGCTTAGTGAACTGGACATGCTCCTGATCATGACAGTTGAGCCGGGCTTTGGTGGCCAGTCGTTCCTGGATATCACCTTGCCCAAGATCCGCCGCGCCCGCGCAGCCATTGACGGCTCCGGCATCGGTGTGGCCATCCAGGTGGATGGCGGGATCACTGAGGAAACCATCCTCCGCGCCGCTGAGGCAGGCGCGAATGTGTTCGTGGCAGGCTCAGCCGTGTACGGGGACGAAGACCCCGCGGCGGCAATTGATCGGCTCCGCGCAGCCGGATCCAAGGGCGGCTCGGCGAAACCGTGA
- the pnuC gene encoding nicotinamide riboside transporter PnuC translates to MDFLRWLFEAQIPVGGSALVLREVLGNIFGLASALGGMRRKVWAWPVGIVGNILLLTVFLGNVFGAAAPATLWGQAARQIMFVAVAVYGWYRWQQGRQASTQGQAIVPGWASNKVRIALIGAMVAGTAALTPLFDALGSYPPVWADAWTFTGSLLATYGMARGWTEFWLIWVAVDIVGVPLLFSAGYYASAVMYLFYGFFTLTGFFVWWRAEKRERASARPAPAVVGVAA, encoded by the coding sequence ATGGACTTTCTGCGATGGCTCTTCGAAGCACAGATTCCCGTTGGAGGATCTGCGCTTGTTTTACGCGAAGTGCTTGGCAACATCTTTGGGCTCGCCAGCGCCCTCGGCGGAATGCGCCGCAAAGTCTGGGCGTGGCCTGTAGGCATCGTGGGGAATATCCTCCTGCTGACGGTCTTCCTCGGCAACGTTTTCGGCGCGGCCGCCCCCGCAACCCTCTGGGGACAGGCTGCCCGGCAGATCATGTTCGTAGCCGTCGCCGTCTACGGTTGGTACCGGTGGCAACAAGGCCGGCAAGCCAGCACCCAGGGGCAGGCAATCGTCCCGGGCTGGGCCAGCAACAAGGTCCGCATAGCCCTCATCGGGGCAATGGTGGCAGGAACGGCCGCCCTGACTCCGCTTTTCGACGCGCTGGGCTCCTACCCGCCTGTGTGGGCAGATGCCTGGACGTTCACGGGTTCCCTGCTGGCCACCTACGGTATGGCCCGGGGATGGACGGAGTTCTGGCTCATCTGGGTAGCCGTGGACATCGTCGGCGTCCCATTGCTCTTCAGCGCCGGATACTACGCGAGTGCCGTCATGTACCTCTTCTATGGCTTCTTTACGTTGACCGGTTTCTTCGTGTGGTGGCGTGCAGAGAAGCGTGAACGTGCCTCGGCCCGCCCCGCTCCTGCTGTTGTGGGGGTCGCTGCGTGA
- the ribD gene encoding bifunctional diaminohydroxyphosphoribosylaminopyrimidine deaminase/5-amino-6-(5-phosphoribosylamino)uracil reductase RibD: MDVALTAALGGPRGANPLVGAVVLSPGGEQLAVGYHRGAGTAHAEADAILEARRQGVDLAGTTMVVTLEPCNHVGRTGPCAQAIIEAGISRVIYAVDDPHDPAAGGARTLKAAGVDVESGLAADKAFDLNREWFDAVATKRPFVTLHIAQTLDSRIAAVDGTSQWISSPESLADNHGLRGLIDAILVGTGTVLIDNPRLTARASDGSLAQRQPLRAVMGLRDVPEDAAVRGTDGLFVHLQTRDAGEALSQLFHLGVRHVMVEGGSSILSTFLAAGLVDELIVYLAPTLLGSGTPALNDLGITTLADAQHWAWDDAGGGAVQTLGNDLRLHLRSMRSATKTAPAQTAAASTTKNSIPRSEAAEYVTGGH; this comes from the coding sequence ATGGACGTGGCCCTTACAGCTGCACTCGGCGGGCCGCGTGGAGCCAACCCCTTGGTGGGCGCCGTTGTGCTCAGTCCCGGGGGCGAACAGCTCGCCGTTGGCTACCATCGGGGAGCTGGCACAGCCCACGCCGAGGCCGATGCCATTCTTGAGGCACGCCGTCAGGGTGTGGACCTTGCCGGAACCACCATGGTGGTCACCCTGGAGCCCTGCAACCACGTGGGCCGTACCGGACCCTGCGCACAGGCCATCATTGAGGCCGGGATCTCCAGGGTGATTTACGCCGTCGATGATCCCCACGATCCCGCCGCGGGCGGCGCCCGCACCTTGAAAGCAGCGGGAGTCGACGTCGAATCCGGGCTCGCCGCCGACAAGGCGTTTGACCTCAACCGCGAATGGTTCGACGCCGTAGCAACCAAACGTCCTTTCGTCACCTTGCACATTGCCCAGACGCTGGACAGCCGCATCGCCGCAGTGGACGGTACCAGTCAATGGATCTCCAGTCCTGAGTCGCTCGCGGACAACCACGGATTGCGGGGCCTCATTGATGCCATCCTGGTGGGCACTGGCACGGTACTCATCGACAACCCCCGTCTGACGGCGCGGGCCTCCGACGGCAGCCTGGCGCAGCGTCAGCCGCTCCGCGCCGTCATGGGTTTAAGGGATGTTCCCGAAGATGCTGCGGTACGCGGAACCGATGGCCTTTTTGTGCACCTGCAAACCAGGGACGCGGGGGAAGCGCTCAGCCAACTGTTCCACCTAGGCGTCAGGCATGTCATGGTGGAGGGCGGTTCCAGCATCCTCAGCACGTTCCTTGCTGCTGGCTTGGTGGATGAACTGATCGTCTATCTTGCTCCAACCCTTTTGGGCTCCGGAACGCCCGCTCTGAACGACCTCGGCATTACCACCTTGGCCGATGCCCAGCACTGGGCCTGGGACGATGCCGGTGGAGGGGCTGTACAGACCCTGGGCAACGATCTTCGGCTGCATCTGCGATCCATGAGATCGGCAACAAAGACAGCACCAGCCCAAACAGCAGCGGCCAGCACAACCAAGAATTCCATTCCGCGCAGTGAAGCTGCGGAATACGTCACAGGAGGACACTAA
- a CDS encoding riboflavin synthase, whose product MFTGIVAEQGTVLAIDRDGDDSATLRLKAPTTTEGLPLGGSIAVNGVCLTATQIDGQDFSVDVMGETLIRTTIGELAAGDTVNLERCVPAGGRLDGHVVQGHVDGVGELLEREPLGNWDRLRFGVPGPLARYIAEKGSIAVDGVSLTVTAVSPAAEAAPWFEVGLIPTTLEETGLGAKPVGARVNLEVDVLAKYTERLLSFAPQGSPAHRAIVDTANEESARESAGNQEAAR is encoded by the coding sequence ATGTTTACCGGAATCGTTGCCGAACAGGGCACCGTCCTGGCTATTGACCGCGACGGCGATGATAGCGCGACGCTGCGGCTGAAAGCCCCGACCACCACAGAAGGTCTCCCGTTGGGAGGATCCATCGCAGTCAATGGAGTCTGCCTCACCGCCACTCAGATTGACGGGCAGGATTTCAGCGTCGACGTCATGGGGGAGACCCTGATCCGCACCACCATCGGCGAGTTGGCCGCGGGCGATACGGTGAACCTTGAGCGCTGCGTCCCTGCGGGTGGGCGCCTCGACGGCCATGTGGTCCAAGGACATGTTGACGGCGTGGGTGAGCTGCTGGAACGTGAGCCGCTGGGCAACTGGGACCGTTTGAGGTTTGGCGTCCCTGGCCCGCTGGCACGGTACATTGCCGAGAAGGGTTCGATCGCCGTCGACGGTGTTTCGCTGACCGTGACGGCCGTGAGCCCAGCCGCTGAAGCGGCTCCCTGGTTCGAAGTAGGGCTTATCCCTACGACTCTGGAGGAGACAGGCCTGGGGGCTAAGCCGGTTGGTGCCCGGGTGAACCTGGAAGTGGACGTGCTTGCGAAGTACACCGAAAGGCTCCTGTCCTTCGCTCCGCAGGGCTCCCCGGCGCACCGCGCGATCGTGGACACGGCCAACGAGGAGTCAGCCAGGGAGTCTGCCGGGAACCAGGAGGCTGCGCGATGA
- the ribB gene encoding 3,4-dihydroxy-2-butanone-4-phosphate synthase translates to MSTPTKTVSTARGRTGLDPVEAAIAAMAAGQAVIVVDNEDRENEGDIIFAAEHATPALMGWTIRYSSGVICVPLEAERADALALPPMVAVNEDAKGTAYTVSCDAAIGVSTGISATDRALTARILADPQSTPAAITRPGHIFPLRAVKGGVRERPGHTEAAVDLCRLAGLAPVGVIAELVHDDGEMMRLDSLRDFAAEHGCPLISIEDLVAYVDAVESQTAHVSVADEEKR, encoded by the coding sequence ATGAGCACCCCGACCAAGACGGTCTCGACGGCGAGGGGCCGTACAGGCCTGGATCCCGTGGAAGCTGCGATCGCGGCGATGGCTGCCGGCCAGGCAGTCATCGTGGTGGACAACGAAGACCGCGAGAACGAAGGCGACATCATTTTCGCTGCCGAACACGCCACGCCCGCCCTCATGGGGTGGACCATCCGGTATTCATCGGGCGTCATTTGCGTTCCGCTTGAAGCGGAACGCGCGGATGCCCTTGCGCTTCCGCCCATGGTGGCAGTCAATGAGGACGCCAAAGGTACTGCCTACACTGTTTCCTGCGATGCGGCCATCGGAGTGAGCACTGGTATCTCGGCTACGGACCGTGCATTGACGGCCCGGATCCTCGCCGATCCCCAGAGCACTCCAGCGGCGATTACGCGCCCCGGGCATATTTTCCCGCTCCGGGCGGTTAAGGGGGGAGTGCGTGAACGTCCGGGACACACGGAAGCAGCCGTGGACCTGTGTCGGCTTGCCGGGCTTGCTCCGGTGGGCGTGATCGCTGAGTTGGTACATGACGATGGTGAAATGATGCGCCTGGACAGCCTGCGTGATTTTGCCGCCGAACATGGATGCCCCCTCATCTCTATTGAGGATCTGGTGGCATACGTTGACGCGGTAGAGTCCCAGACGGCACACGTTTCAGTGGCAGACGAGGAGAAGCGATGA
- the ribA gene encoding GTP cyclohydrolase II, which translates to MTAPTTRSSGDTEPTPHPVSGGPIVQLPTAFGDFVAQAWTDHVTGVEHLAVSSPNPPKDGHAPLVRLHSECLTGDVFGSYRCDCGEQLAFALELIHAEGGTLLYLRGQEGRGIGLANKIKAYALQEAGFDTVEANEQLGLPVDARSYGAAGQILAEMGLHEVRLLSNNPDKQNRLAEAGVSVVEMVPTEVPSREQNLRYLQTKKDRMDHRLTLETETVGNGKTPSRSPFDHEQD; encoded by the coding sequence ATGACCGCACCGACAACGCGCAGCAGCGGCGACACCGAGCCCACACCCCACCCGGTGAGCGGCGGCCCGATTGTCCAGCTGCCCACAGCCTTTGGGGACTTTGTAGCCCAGGCCTGGACGGACCACGTTACAGGCGTGGAACACCTTGCCGTGAGTTCCCCCAACCCGCCTAAGGATGGCCACGCCCCACTGGTGCGCCTGCACTCCGAATGCCTCACTGGCGACGTCTTCGGATCCTATCGTTGCGATTGCGGCGAGCAATTGGCCTTTGCCCTTGAGCTCATCCACGCTGAGGGTGGAACACTCCTGTACTTGCGGGGCCAGGAAGGGCGCGGCATTGGTCTCGCCAACAAGATCAAGGCCTACGCGCTGCAGGAAGCCGGTTTCGATACCGTCGAGGCCAACGAACAGCTGGGCCTGCCGGTAGACGCACGCTCCTATGGTGCCGCGGGTCAGATCCTGGCCGAGATGGGCCTGCATGAGGTCCGGTTGCTCAGCAACAATCCGGACAAGCAGAACCGGCTGGCCGAGGCTGGCGTCTCGGTGGTGGAAATGGTTCCCACGGAAGTTCCTTCGCGCGAACAGAACCTTCGCTATTTGCAGACCAAGAAAGACCGGATGGATCACCGTCTGACGCTCGAAACCGAGACCGTCGGCAACGGAAAGACACCGTCCCGAAGCCCCTTTGACCACGAACAAGACTGA
- the ribH gene encoding 6,7-dimethyl-8-ribityllumazine synthase codes for MSGHGAPTIDLTTLRPEETSQLKLAIVAASWHTQIMDGLVDGALRAAKEAGIAEPTLLRVPGSFELPVAAARLAPHFDAVVALGVVIRGGTPHFEYVCQAATSGLTDVSVRTGVPVGFGVLTCDTEQQGLDRAGLPGSNEDKGHEAVTAALATAVTLKQYS; via the coding sequence ATGAGCGGACACGGCGCACCCACCATCGACCTCACCACCCTCAGGCCCGAGGAAACCTCGCAGCTCAAGCTCGCCATTGTGGCAGCCAGCTGGCACACCCAGATCATGGATGGACTGGTTGATGGCGCACTCCGCGCAGCCAAGGAAGCCGGCATCGCCGAGCCCACCCTTCTGCGCGTCCCCGGCAGCTTCGAACTCCCGGTTGCCGCGGCCCGGCTCGCACCGCACTTCGACGCCGTCGTGGCCCTTGGTGTTGTTATCCGCGGCGGGACGCCGCACTTTGAGTACGTATGCCAGGCCGCGACGTCGGGACTCACCGACGTCAGCGTCCGCACCGGCGTTCCGGTCGGGTTTGGTGTCCTGACTTGCGATACGGAACAGCAGGGCTTGGACCGCGCTGGCCTCCCGGGCTCCAACGAAGACAAGGGCCACGAGGCAGTGACTGCGGCCCTTGCCACGGCAGTGACGCTGAAGCAGTACAGCTGA